Genomic window (Euleptes europaea isolate rEulEur1 chromosome 8, rEulEur1.hap1, whole genome shotgun sequence):
CCAAGATTTTAGGCACTCTGCATGGCATGTGTTTGCTAAAGCAATGGTGCTCAAAATACTCAGTTCTCATTTTGTAACATTTGTTTCTAGTGTCATTGTTACAAAAAAGAAATGAAGATGTTGGCAGAGGCTATAATTTACCACCTGTCTGCAGAGAGGTGTCCAGATAATATAGTATTCAGAGCCCAAGAGATTCACCCTGTGAACAGTGCAGGTAATAAGACAAGCACTGGGAAGGGCTGGTACTGTTGCTACAGCTGTACTCTTGTCCCCTGGTGAATAATTACCCCTGGTGAATAATTATCCTCACTAAGGGTCTCAGAGATTTTGATGGAcaaaaccccaacaacaacacTTTTAATCAACTTTTCGAGCAGATGCTTACAAATACTATGGAAACACTGAACTCTGTTCATATAGAAAGATGCTGTCCATATAGAAAGATATATACATGTTcaattgggggaggaggggggtcctTTCAACCCAGTTACCCAAAGGTAACATTGCCCCTGATTACTTCCCAATAACAGCAGGAAGCAGTGTTATGTCCCATTTTGATTCTTCCAGTCAGCAGGAGGGACTTGAAATATGATCCCTAAATCTCCACAAAATCATGATATGGACTCAAAAAGTGTAAAAGCTGTAAAAATGTCACAGCTGTCTTCTGACTTACATGGGGAAGGGCATGCCAGTACTGAAGAGAGATGTCTCAGGCATTTCACAAAGATTTGAACATGAATTTCTAGGACATTCAAGTTTGAGATTCCTCACAAAATAAGAGTTGCCACCTGGAATGCATTTGTTTGATCTCAGCTTCAGTGGTAGGCAATTTAAATTCTGCATGAATGCATACATTCAAAATGCAAATCGGTAATGGCCAGTTCTCACCCCACAGGAAACAATCCTATGATAAAGAAAGAGCTCCTGCCACTGTGCAAAGGGTTCACCGTTTTCAATCAAGTACATTGTTTCAGCCACCATCCATTTGTATTGGTTAAAATTCATTCTCTTTGAACTGTTTCAAAGAGacacctccctcctcccagcaGAGTCATTTGCGATTATGTGTTTGTATGTAGACGAGGGTTGACATCTGATTTTCTGGAATGAGAAACACTATAATTTCCATTGTGTTTATTCAAATTGCCTGAGAACAAAATAGGCTTGCATAAGGCTTTTGCTTTTCCCAGATTCATGATCTCAGAATAGGGGCAGTAAAAGTTCCGGTACTCATCTAATATCATCACCTGTTAAGGtttccatctcccccctcccccaggagaaTGCCTCTACACCTGTAATAGCTACTCAGCtgtgcagaaattcagcaggtacAGCTTTACCCTGGCATAGGAATGCAAGTATGGAAGCTGAAAGAAGTTTCAACAGGCCAGCACTCATCAAAAAAAGTGGACAAGAATGGTTAAGCCCTCTAGCTATTCTGTCTGTCAAGTGTGAACTTGTAAGAGAAACTGACCGTGGGGAGATGGTTAATGGCTTCGAAATAAAATGGTCAGAAAAATTAAGCTTCAAAGCAGACCAGTGGCAAGGAAAGGGAGGCGCTCGCCTCGGGAGCACAATGCTGAGGGGCGCAGAAAAAGTATATCGTGActaaaataaatgttgtgttGTTATTACTCTTGTTGTTTATGTATTTACCTTTTTACCAAAATCACTCCTATGTAAACATAGCACGGGGGGAGGTGGGCTGCAATTTTAGATTCTTGCCTCTGACACAAAATTAGCTAGTTATGGCTCTGCTTCAAAGCAGAAGTGCCTATAGGCATAAGGGTGCCTGCCAATGCCTACCTTCTTCTCCCCCAAACAAAAAGTGGATTCTGGTTTTCCTCCACCTCATTAGAGCAGGAAGTGCTTCACCTTTGGGattgcagggagcacccattcggGAAATATGTGCCTCCATCATAGGTGGGCAACTGGCACTGAGCCCCAATGTTTTGTAGTCAGTTGGGTCCCCTCCCCACTCTGGCAGCCATTTCATGGTGGTATAGAATAACTTCTCAATATTCCAGAAAGGCTcataggctcaacaaggttggggacccctactttAAAGCGAATCAGTCTTTTTATAGAACGTTTGCTACTGTTGTAGCAGAGTGGCCTAGGGGGTCCTGCCCtcccacatgtagggttgccaggtccttctttgccactggcgggaggttttgggggcagagcctgaggagggtgaggtttggggaggggaagaacttcaatgccatagagtccaattgccaaagcagccattttctccaggtgaactgatctctatcggctggagatcagttgtgatagcaggagacctccagctagtacctggaggttggcagccctagtcacaaACTAAAGGACCAGCAGCTATAATAGTAGAAACGAGGACATTCTAAGGCAAACAATgcggaaaggaaaggggagggggagggcaaaCAGATTAACAGGGACATTAACCTGCTGGGCACTTAACAAACTAACCTGTGCAGGATAAAAGGAATTCAATTAAACACTTCTTTCAATTTAATGCCTTTTTCCAAATTAAAACCACCAAAGCTGAACAGATGGAGTAAAACCCCAGGGGTACGTATTTGAGAAAatactgtactttttttttttttttggctaaatAGTACTTCTCCACTTGCCAGTATAATAAGTACCTCTTTCCATGTCAGTCTTAATTTGTTCTTCCAGGTCCTCGGGAGACATGCAAAACTCCTGTTCTTCCCCTGGCGGCTTGGGCTTACACTTGCCACAACAGCAGTTGAAACAGCAGCACAGGCAGCAGCAAAAGTAGCAGCCGGTCAAAAGGCCACAAAGAGCAAACAGGCCCTAGAGGAAACAGAAGAGAGACACAGACTCCGACTGGATTGGTAGGCtgatggtaaaggtcccctgtgcaagcaccgggtcattcctgacccatggggtgacgtcacatcccgacgtttcctaggcagactttgtttgcggggtggtttgccagtgccttccccagtcatcttccctttacccccagcaagctgggtactcattttactgacctcgaaaggatggaaggctgagtcaatcttgagctggctacctgaaactgactcccgtcgggatcgaactcaggtcatgagcagagcttggactgcagtactgcagcttaccactctgctgcGCCCTTTTCCCACACACGGAAGGCAACTGGACAggattgttttaaaaattacttcagtggatttagaaggatgccaccctgcttaggattgcactgtaagcactATTTCCAGGTCAAAAAGATTTTGGTGGTGAcgagtgccgtcaaatcacagctgatttatggcaaccacgtagggttttcaaggcaagagatgttcggaggtggttttccattgcctgcctccgtgggggctgagatagttctgggagaactgtgactggcccaaggtgacccagcaggcttcatatggtggagcggggaattgaacccggttcgccagattagagtttgccactcttaaccactacaccatgctggcttttacaAACTGCAAAAGAGACAGATTTGCGGGGAGAGAGAGCCCTGAGCTGTTGAGAGCATGAGCAAGGGTATTTTAGACTGTCATGGCTCAACAGGGGATACCACCTGAAGCCCCtgcctccctcttccccaccccactcctgccCAGGAGGCAGTGTAgcaaatgctccttctctccacaTATTTGAGAGGCATCTTTAAATCCAGCATAGCAGACTGCATGTGCCCATTAAGAATTCCTGAGCCCTCTCCACATATAAGAGCTTAAAAAGCCCTACTGGGCATGTTCAGCTTGTACAGTtgtcaactttgggttgggaaaatcctggagatttgggggcacctGTGGAGGGtgaggtctggggagggaagagacctcagaggggtataaagCAATAGAGTCCacgctccacagcagccatttcttccaggcgAATTGATAAGCTCTGAGGAATTACAATTGCAGTTATTTGCAATGACGGTTTTAGAAATGACCATATCTAGCGAAGACACCTTTTAAGAGAATTGGTGCTTTCAGTAACTGTATGGTGGGCAGAAATTCAATGCAAGTGTAACAGTGTCTTGTGTGTAGGCTACACATGCAGGAGAATAAGCAGAGAGAGTGAACCACACCAGACTAGCAAATTCCACTTCTGAATGATCCTGTTCAAAATAATTCTCTGCAGATGTAAAACTAGCATAACAGTCAGAAAGGTTCTACCctggctcttttcctgctgtgctgcttttctatctgcaatgaatttttattaatgtAAAGGACCATTCAAAATTATAATTGATCACCTGTAGTCTGAAGTGGTCCAGTCAAGTCTACCATCATAGTATTCTATTGCCTCATTCCACTGAGTGTGTAGACCAAGTTATAAACCCAAATTTCAGGAAAGTATTTAAGGCAAGGTCTAGTCGAGAATCATACTCAGAAAGAGTCTGAGGTCACAAACCGGCATGATAAAGATCACGTGGGCTGAACTCTTCTGCCCACTGGTGGCTTTGTTAATTGAATCCTTCTGTCTCCACTTTTACTAGCCTCATCAAGGAAAAAGGCTCCTTTAAAACCCAATCTTTCCCCTTGAGAGAGCTAATAATAGCGCAGAGGTTGGTGAGTTTTAGTGAGCAAAACTGGGTGAGGGGTGTTGAGGGTTAAATCCCTGTTCCTGGTGCTGTCTCTATAATTTGTGAATGGAAATCTGTGACCTTCCTCACGTCTGTTTGTGCCCTGAGTCATAAGTAAAACCTGACAGAGTAAGTCTAGACTCTGTCATACTAGAACAACTAGAAGATTTGAAGCATTACAATGTTCAGCTCCACCACTGCATTTCTCAGCTGGAGCACTTTGCTCTTGAGGTGTGTCTTCCCGTTATGGGGCTTTAAAAGACATAGAAATCTATTGGGGAAAAGCTAGGACTCCTAACAACACGGAACACTGACTTTCACTTGGTAAAACCAAAGTGCAAGAGTACTCACAGAAGGAAAAAATAGAAGTATtacaaaattaaaagagaaaCCTCTTGTGTAAAATGCCAAGTCTCGTGTATCTATGTTCTATTTAagttaacatttttttctgcCCCAAAGCCGTTGTAGCTCAAAATAGCAGTGAGGATTACACTTTAGGTGTGAGATCTGACACGTTCTTGATGCCTGAGGCTCAATGCATTCGGTCAGAAACTGACTGAAGTGCTAGTGTGTGATTTGTACACCCACAAATGCCAAATTCTTAGGATTACATAATGAACCAGATGAGTAAGACCTCTGATGCCATGAGAACCACAAGATCCATTTACCCCCAGTTCAGCCTGTACCGTTCTGTTCTTCTCCCATCCTCTTCCACCTCAGATAGTCCACTTCCTGTCCCCTACCCCTTCACAAGGCACCAAGTGTTATGTATTACTATTGCTTACGCATACGCCGTGCCATATATAGCCCAGAATGGGGCTAAGTTTGTGCGGCAATAACTTATTAACTGGTTGTCACACCAAGAGGACTTTTCACGTTGAGCCATGAGTCATTTATATTTAGTCATTACTGAAAAGAAACTCAAAATTAACCTGGAGCTCCAGCTTCAAATATAATTAATGTCTTGAGGCGATTAAAGTGGCATCCAGCATATTTAATTAGCAAATGAAAGGGACACGGAAACATCCTTTATTAAGCACTTCCCTCAAAGGGTGTTTCACATTATTATTCTTTTTGCTATTATTGTTTCCTAAGTTAAGATGATCAACTGTTTCTACAAAACTCTTTCTGTTGCTTAAACTTGCTCTAGATCCACATGTCTAGAACTCTCTGGAAGTTCCACTTGGGTTCTGTGAACGCTCCAACAACCACACCAAAAAAGGCTTGTAATATCATAATATCCATGTTACAAAAGATGAGCTAGTTTTGCATTAAAGTACTTACCTTTGCCCACCAGCTAGAAAGCATGAAGTATGTATTGACATTTTCTTCGCCAAATTGTTCTGCTATGTACAGCCCTAATGATCCATACTGATCATATATGTTTCTTTTGGATATGTCAGTTAGTATTGCATGAGCATTATTGATTTCTTTAAACTTGTCTGCTGCTTCTGGGTTATCAGGGTTCTTGTCAGGATGATATTTCAGAGCCAGCTTCCTTAAGCAAGCAAGAAAAGAAGGAGAATGCTGTGAGTAGACAGTTACTGGAACCAGAGGAACAATTATTTCCTGAGCAGAAAGGTGAAATGGAACTGGAAAGCTCAGATTTACAGTTAAAAATCTTCATCACTGTAGATTTTGCACAAATAATCATTATTCAGTACTACATTTGTGTTAGTGAGGTCTTCACTCCAATAGGTCTATGGTTTCTTGTCTGTTTGCATATTCATAGGTTGAATGCTTTGGATAGAAAAGACAGCTTTGCTGAACCTTAGGGGACAccttaatatttttaaacaagaaaTATATCAAATGATTTTCAATAGTTTGCtgttaaaacaacaaaaaagctatTCTAATTAAAATTATATGGATAATGTTACGAAACACTGCATATTTAAATCTTAAAGATTGTATATAACGTGTACTGATTTTTCTCTATAATCGTGAGCACAATTATGTGTTCCTTTAACATCACACAAACTGAGATCTTGATGATTTCATCCTGAAACCATAGTACATATGGGCACGAACATGAACAACCTAATTCTATATGGGTTTCCTTGGAAGAAAATACCGCTTTGCTAATTGGGGAATTACTTCCAAGAAACTATGCCAGGATTTCAGTCCTGTACAAATATGCATATGAGAAAGTCGCTCTGTATACAACAGAGTTTACAGCTGAATAAACGTAGCTAGGACTTGTCCTATGGGGATCATAAATATTTTTGGCTACCACCTCAATAAAGGTCCCTGACAGCCAACCTTTAAAAACTGGCTTGTGGTTTAAGGTAATTTTGAGGATTCCTGTGTGAAGTTGTAGAAATGAATAGCTAAATAAATCAGTGTGAGAAAAAGAAGTGCTAGGGAAAGTGGGAAATCTTTGGATACGAGTATAACACGTTTTTCTGTCAAAATCAGAGCCTACCTCTCCTAATTGAGATTCAGTGGGGAGGATGTGAAAATGATCTCCTGgataggaaaaagaagaaaaatttgAAGACACAGTCTCTTAGTGGAAAGAACCTTTTTTGCTCAAACAGTTTCATTTTCAGCCTGTGGAAATGGAATGTGATTTTGTTTCCATATATCACTTAGGAGCTCCAAGCCACAAAGTATCCTTAACCTTCTATCTAAACGCACAAATCTGTTAATATGCCTTGAACGAAAATGAACTAAGTTGATTGCTCATTATTATCAGGCTGTAGCTGCACTAATCAAGAGCAGAAATTAATATAGGATTTAGAAATGCAGCGTCCTGGGAATATCAACTTTAttaaaaaagggtggggggagtgattTAGCCCTACTGGAATGAGCAGATGTGCTGCTGTGGTGCCTCTTGTAGCACACGGGGGAGACATTCCAGACAGGGAGCCTCCAGTCCTTACAAGGAGTATGGACTTTTCACAACCATGATCTAAGAAAGACTGATGCAGGTGGGGGTGATTATCTGGCAtgggaggaggtttttggtgcagtgTAAGCCTTTCATCCTTTAGGGGAGGCAGATGTGAGCCAGTCCTCTGGGCCTTTTCTTGAATCTGCACAGTCTGGATCTGTGTGTAAGTATGGGCTTGCTTTCACAAGCAACGCCTACATAGGCATTGACACTCAGCTACATTGGTTAGAAGGTATGTGCTACTTAATATTGACCCTCTTCAGTTTTCATAGAGCTCACAAGAGACACGTTTCAAAAACATATATATGCATAATTTGTGGCCTTAAAGTAATGGATCCATACCCATCCCTTgtgttatttaatatctatatgaagccactgggagaggttatCAGGAGGTATGGGCTGTGAAGTCAACAATATGCAGGTGAtacccatttctttcttttccacctaattctgagGATGTTGTTTATGTTCTGAACTGGtccttggagtcagtaatgggctagatgagggtgaacaagctgaaacttactTCTGGCAAGACAGACGTTCTCTGaattagtagaaaggcagaccaaggACTTCAGATCttccctgtcttggatggggttatactccccttgaaaagccaggttcgcacCTTGGGAGACCTGTGGTCACTCCCATTCAGCGGTcatcttagaaaaccaggtggctgctatGGCTTGGAGTGTGTTTGCCCAGTTCCAGCTGGTGCATCAACTGTGTCCATTCCTGTGTCAGTCAGATCtagtcacagtgatccatgtcTTCGTTACATCTAGACTGCACTACTACAATGGGCTCTATtcggggctacccttgaagagtgttcagaagctacaGCTCATGCAGAATGCTGCGGCTAGACCAttggttggggccagctattgGGACTGTATGTCctcaatactacagcaattacactggctgttgatccactcccaagcccaattcaagatgttggtttttgtcctttaaagccctacatggcttgggaatgGGGTACTGGAAGGATCATCTTCTCTCAtacgttcctgcccaggaattaagattgcGAGGAAATTCCCTCCTGCCTGTCCCAACAATTAAAGAAGTTCATTTGGTGGGGCACACAAGAGAAGGTCTTTTCTGTGGCAACCCCACAATTATGAGCCAGCCTCCCTAGGGAGCTGCACCTGACCCCTCATTGTTGATCTTCGGGAAACAGTTGAAGACAgtatttaggactgcactttGATTGCATTAGCATTTATTATTGGTGGTTTTTAAACTGTGACATATGGGTTTTATaatagtttgtttttattgtgttttataatgttttatttatattgtaagacACCTTGgattccacaagggagaaagtcagctaataaatgtttttaaactaACAATATCAAGGTAATCGGACACATTGCAagtggaaggaagagatccaTTAAGAGATGATAGAAATGTGGAATGAAGGTGGCAGGAGAGAATACAGCCTGGCAATAATGAAAAGAGatgggagaaggaaggggaaataaAGCAATGTTACAGAGAAAGGAGATGGAAGAAGAAAGGAGTGTTGAAAAGCCTGTATAACAAGATCAAGGAGATCAAGGGAAGGATTTTTTGAAATAGAAAAATAGGTTTGAATCCCTTCTATATCACAGAAGTTCATTGGGTGGcattgggcctgtcacacactctcaacctagtttacctcacaggattgttgtgagaataaaatggaggatcaCAGAACCATGCAAAccacttggggtccccattgggggaaggatgggatataaatgaagtaaataaaatgctACTTGCTATTTTTCCAAAACAGGGCTGATATTGTAATGACATTTATTTATACTaaaattttgggtttactggTTTAAAAGTTTCTCCCGAGAATGGGACACAAAGCAAAAATGTAACTAGACAGAAGCATTGAAAACAATGCTTTATTAAGATAAAATCACAAAAATGCCAgagtatgggttggatccagactaaactggcgATTTCTACCAACTCCtcttccctctgcaaacccccctcatgtcattcctcatGTCATCCCCCacgagcagcattttgtggagaccagtgggctgtggtgggagggggaagcaggaaactTCCATTCTGGCACTGGAAAATGTAGTCTAGATCCAACCCTGTGTCACAACTGTAACAACAGATTAGGGTGGATCGTGGAAAGGAAGCATAAACCCGCCGAGCAGCACATAATTGAAGAGAGATTTCAGTAAGGGTTATACACAAAGGAGTGGATAGAAAGTACTGAAGATACTTTATAACATGGGAATGCATGTATTAACCTGCCCATTGTAAAGCTACACCTCATTCCAAGGACTTGTGTCTTCAAAACACCACTAGGAAAAGGGTCAAATGAAACACGAAGAGTGCACTGGTGTTGAAGACCCTGTGTGCAGCACCTGTAGCACACAGATAATTGCAACCCTGTTGTGAAAACAATGACCAAAAAAGGGTTTTTCAAAGGTATTTTCCATtctgttaactttttaaaaacgagaGTTTGGAAGGCTAGTCTGCTTATGCGCAAGAATCTTCTGATATCAGGTAATTAGTAGGTGCCCTCTAGTGGCAACAAAAATAACGGATACATTGTTGTGAGGTTTCTCAAAAGAAAGGCAAGGAAACTACGCCAGTCTTTTATCTCAtacattttatcccacttttcctccagggagctcagagtggcatactgtttctcccctcctccgttttatcttcacaacaactctgtgggttaatgaggctgagagaaagcaagtggctcaagatcacccagtgagttttatgGCAGAATGTGGATTTGAAACCAGACCTCTCCAGTCCTCAATGCCAGTCCAGCTCTCTAGTAATCGCtaaaccaccctggctctctaatGTGCCAGTCCTAAGcggagctacacccttctaatctCATTGACTTCAGTTGCACTGTATTCAGAGTGGAAATGGGAAGAGTATCTAGTGATGTTCACTCTCATAAAAGATTTACATCTAGTACATGAGACAGTACTAGACACGACTGGACAAATTAAATAGCATTCAACTGAACATTccatattattattagtattattagtattatttatATAGAGCTATCAGTGTGCATGCATTACACACCGGTGTTTATATACAATATGTTAAGGTGCCATCGCTGTTCATCATTTTGGATAACAACAATGTCCAAGGGAAGAAGacatctctttccccccaccccggcatcTCTTCCATATATACTAGCAGAAGGAGTTCAACCCTGATGGCTGCTCAACAACCAACAACTGGCAGTGATATTAAAATAAAGAGATGTTTAAAAGGAATGAAACAGCAAATGCTGTGTTCAAAGAAATAGGAGTGAACAGTGTGGAGATTTTCTTGGCCTTAGTCTAGAAGCTTAAACAGAGCTGCAATCTCACACTGGCTGCTTTGTGTAGGCGGCAGTTCTGCAAGAGCATGGGGAAAGGGAATTCAGCTTTTGGAGAATCTGGGTATTCTCTCCCTTCGAAAAAGCAAGACTCTACTCCTGCACTGTCTACTAAAATCTTAGATGCTAGGGAGGTAGctggaaaaaaacctttaaaggCTGGGCTGGTGGCTTCAGTATTCTTACCTATCCCACGACTAGCAAAAGCAAGATACATTATGCAACAGAAAACGCGAAGTTCAGAATCAATCATGCAAAAAAGCTAAATCAGTTAAATTTGACAAATTTGCATGATTTATAAATGTAACATTAATTGACTTCTCTTGGTGGAGAATGTGATTTATCTGAGTGTTTAGAATACACACAGCCTGCCATAGCTCTAAAGGACCACAGAATTTAAACAAATCTGACTGAAGAGTTTGAAGACTAGCAGGGTGCCTTGGGAGAGGATGATGCCTTTACACTTTTCTTTCCAGGGTCTGTTGACCTCTCCTGCTCTTTTCCTCTCAGGGGTTGATCCGCAATCCTGAACACAAGGACTTGGAAGTATATTACAGTTAAATTAGTGGGATTTTCTTCCATTTAACTATGTAGAATTAGAGTGTTTAGTGCATTTTTATACTTGATGCAGCTGTTTAGGAAACTGGTTGACCATGGAGCTCTCTCAGAGCCGCATGTACAAGCTTAGAGGCAAAGTCCAGTAGAAGTTCTGCTCTCTGCTATTATGTTAATGTGACGCTTCTGTTCATTTC
Coding sequences:
- the DNAJC5B gene encoding dnaJ homolog subfamily C member 5B, translating into MAEQRQRALSTSGEALYEILGLTKGAAHDEIKKCYRKLALKYHPDKNPDNPEAADKFKEINNAHAILTDISKRNIYDQYGSLGLYIAEQFGEENVNTYFMLSSWWAKGLFALCGLLTGCYFCCCLCCCFNCCCGKCKPKPPGEEQEFCMSPEDLEEQIKTDMERDGETPILLQQVTNASEKTQLIGDSHRSYYTDS